One part of the Brachyspira sp. SAP_772 genome encodes these proteins:
- a CDS encoding YtxH domain-containing protein, translated as MTKGIFSFILGVSAGVALGLLFAPKAGEETREDIKETMDNIKYKVDDLYHRGVIKTSELYEKGREKTSELYEKGKEKTADFLDKRKKKSEEA; from the coding sequence ATGACTAAAGGAATATTTTCTTTTATACTCGGAGTAAGTGCAGGTGTTGCATTAGGTTTATTATTTGCTCCAAAAGCTGGTGAAGAGACTAGAGAAGATATTAAAGAGACTATGGATAATATTAAATATAAAGTAGATGATTTATATCACAGAGGAGTTATTAAAACTTCTGAGTTATATGAGAAAGGCAGAGAAAAAACTTCTGAATTATACGAAAAAGGTAAAGAAAAAACTGCAGATTTTTTAGATAAAAGAAAAAAGAAATCTGAAGAAGCTTAA